In Lolium rigidum isolate FL_2022 chromosome 3, APGP_CSIRO_Lrig_0.1, whole genome shotgun sequence, the genomic window GCAAGTGATGAATCAAAATTCACTATAGATGTCGTTGGGTTGGCCCAACCAGCTCAAACTTCACGTAGGGAGTAAATTGCTAATCAGGCTTGAAGGGCTTTAGTTATCAGCAAATAGATAGAAAAGAGAGTCATTCTCTATCATTTTAATTAAATAGGATCTTATCTCTAGAGTTGGTTTCCAAGTTTGTTTAGTCCTTTCCATGTTTGTTAGGATTCTGGCCTTAGGCCTCAAGTCTTGTACGTTGGCTATATAATGCCAACCTCTAGCATTTTAAGGGCAAACAGAAATAGACCAATCTATTATCCCCCCACGTTACCTCTTCAGCTGCTTCTACTGTGCGACAACCCCTCCACGGCTGGAGTCGGACTGTAGAGGTCCAGGGGTTCGGCATATTACGCTCTACGAGGCAACTTGATTTACTTAAGTCGCTGAAACAGTAACACCAATATATTTATCCTTTTTCTGTTACTTGTTCTTGTTATAATATTTATTCCCTACTCTCGCATAGGAAGTTTTGGATAACAAAGTCAAGTGCATAGAGGATGTCAATGGTGTCCTAACTCATCAAGAAGTAATGTTCAGATAGCTTCCTTATAACTACTTTATCTTAACTGCACTTTTATTTGTCATCCGTTCAAAGGCTTCTATCTTTTCTCTTATTTTCTGTTCTGGGTTGACATGTTACTTATTTTCTTCAGACTTCTCTTAAAGAAAGATTAAATGGgctggaggaaatcaacaaagcaTTGCAGGAGCAGGTGAGAATTACAACATCTGTTTCCAACTGTTTGTTTTTCTTCGCTGTAGCTGGTTGAGAAAAATGAATCCTTAGTGAAATAGTACCAATATACTATAATATGTATCTAAAGACAAACATTAGTTATTGTTTTCAAAAGGAGCTAAAGCATGTGTATTTCGATTCTACAGAGTAGTCGTTTATACTTTATAAAGTTTATAAAAAATCTGATAGTTCATTCGCCTGTATTTGAATCTGTCAGATTTGGACCTTCAATCGTTCGATTTTCATCTGCAGCATGTGCACAGTCCTGTACTTATATATTCTGATATAACTATTTAATAACAAAGCCTGGCAGGTGAAGGTATTGGATGAAGCTTCAAAAACTACTGTTGAGGAAAATCAGCGGTTGGTGATAAGTGTGGATGAACTAGAGTCAAGATTACAAACCCTTGAAGCAAAGATTGCTCTTACTGAAGCCTCCATGACTAAGGAGGTAAGTTTGTGCAGAACATCCCCTCTAGTGATTGTTATGTTTGGCCATTTGATTTTCTGCGAACCTACAACTGAATATTTACATCTGAAAAGCGTCTAGACTATTGTATAGAACTGAGAAGTGGTAATGCAGGCCCCTGAAAATCAGGTGGTGGATCAAACAAATCTTGCCGATTCACTTGTCCATAAGCAGACCACAGGTCCTATGACCATGATCAGTAAAGTAAGTATTATTTTGGTAAACTACGAGAATGTCCTTTTCCGCAAGGATTTTACTGTATCCAAAAAGAACCTCTGCTTATTGGTATCTATCTGTTTTTATTTCTGGCGGCAGAACTGTATCCATCTTTTGCCACCTTTCAATGTGATAGAAAAGTCAAAGTTTGGCTATGTAGTTAGTTCATTTACATGAATACTCATTCTGCGGGATTAGAATTTAATTACCCACTTGTTTGTTGGGGATATGATTTCCATATATGTTATCTGATAGTTGCTTACACGCTATGTTCCCCCCTGCAGGGTAACGAACAGATTGCTGAGAGAGGTCTGAACAGTCCATTGACAGTTACTTTGGACAACTTTCCTATCAGTGCCTATGCTAATAATCATCAAGATGGCAGTTCCGGGCACTTTCCAGAAGCAACCAGCAGCAATGGTGGTGACGAGATTCTCATTGATGTGGATGCACACCAAGGATTTGATGAACCAAGAACGAGTGGAGAAATTGTGCCAGTTCCATTGGATGATATTCAGATTCATGAGGATGGTCCACAGCCACCGGGATCAGCTGTTGATACAGATGAGGTTCCGTTTACTGATGCTCCCATCGTCGGCGCCCCCTTCCGATTGATCTCATTTGTTGCTCGGTATGTCAGCGGTGCTGACTTGGTGAACCAAAAGTAACTCCACATCTGTGCGTCGAGCTGCTTGAGAATCTGCGTGCTGAAAAGAGGAAATAGCATTTTTTGTTCTGCTGACATAGTTTCTTCAGTAAGCTTATAGAAGTTCATTATACCGTTAAGATAGTGGCGAATGTGTTGGATGAGTGCATCGAATTCTGCATACATATGGAAGCTATGGTGATTCGTGGCAGTGCTCTTGTCACTGCTGATTTTTCTTCCTCCCCTGTCATTTTATCAGGGCGTGAGAAGTTATTGTTCCCAATTTATACAAGAGGGCTCTGTACTAATTGCCCTCACACACCAGTTTGACCATGTGAGAAGTTGTACTGGCCAGATTTATATATTCTATTAACATCTGAAATTCTGGTATCCTCTGAATTCTGAATCCTAGGTAACCACTTAGATTGTTTTTTTAATGTTTTTTGTGGTCCTATACTGGCATTATCTTGTCGATAATCAGTGTTCTCTCTAGTGCAATCAGATAGAAGATAGTAATACTGGCCAATTGACACAATGCAACAAAACAACTAGAAGAGCATAGACAATTTGTCTGAAGCAAGTTGCATGTACGTTGAGTTCGCAACTAGACACAATGTGTAGAAGATTTTTTTTAGCAATCAGGGATTGCTCCCTGGCTCTATTTCCATAGAAAACGAAGCTACATCGTTTTTATTAAACGATAAAAATAAAGGCATTGCCGGACCTAATATCTCAAGCGACTACCACAAAAGCAACCAGATGCACGAAGACTTTGACGACACCATCTGTTTCCAAACAAACATAAAGAAAGTAGTTTTAGACCACATTCCACGAAGGAAAACTCCTACATCTACTGCCAAGCTCAACCCATCACCACATGGGACTGCCTCGCATCCTCTGGATGCTCCTTGATATAGGCCAGGGACGCACAGTCTCCATGGGATGCTCCAGCTGCATTCTTCCAGGTAGAAATCCATCCGAAAGGCTTGCAGACTAGTCCGGCTTCAGTTTCAGTGGGAGTTTGAGATTCCTGATCGTGAATCGATCTACCCTCCCTCATTCCTGATCTTTGAACGACACCTTCCAATTTCTCAGATAAGACAGGGTCAGCTGCCACACGTGTTTCATATTCAACCAAGTTTTTCTGCTAAACACAATAGCGTTTCAATTGTTCCAAATACTCCACAAGACAACCGATGAAACAAAATTGAATTGCAAGTATCTTTTATTACACAACCactttgaagctatgcttaagaaGTCGGTAACTATTATATCGAAAACTTTGCAAACATCATTCCAAAGAAGCCTAGATATTTATCTTCTACACATTGTGTCAGGTTGTGAACTTGGCATACATTCAAAGAACATGTGTTGAACAGATTCTATCTCTTTACAGAGACTACACCCAAAAGAGGTTTTGGAATACTCTTTTTCTCAGATTAATCCTATACAAATCTAGGTTACCATCAAACCAAGCATCAAACATTTCTACAAGATCCATCTTAACTATATATGTCCCAAAAATGCTGATAAAACATAAATGAAAAGCCATTAGGGCCAAGGGCTCCATCAACATAAGAGCCAAACTGCTTCTTTAATTTCCTCTTCAGCGAATCTACTCTATAACATGGCATTTTCTATAGGTGTAATTTTTTCACTCTCAGATAAGAAATTGTCTGCCAATCTAAAATCTGGTCTATCCTTCATCCTAAACAAGTCTTTATAGTAATTAGTAGCTATTTTAAGCATACCTTTACTATCTGTAATTAGGCACTCGGAGCCATCAAGCACATGTATCATTATCTTTCTTCCCCTCCGGTTAGCTACTGCATGGAAATATCTACTattcctatcttcttcttcaactATAACTCTATTCAACTCCAGCTAAATGGAGTTTAATCTGTCTCTTTCAACATCAGACAGAGCTAGGTTTTCAGCCTTGATGTCAAGGAGATCATACTCCTCCATCAAACATTTCTTATGTTTCTAATCTCAGCCAACAAGTGGACACTCCAGCCCTTGGCAAGTTTCCTAAAAAGTCTAAGTTTCACATGCCACCAATCAATGATATTTCGATTTAATGACAATGTCCTTAAAGTCTGATCTAAATACACcacttttaaaattttaaaccAACAATAGGAGTATGGTCACTCCCAACAGTGGACAGGGCCCTAGCATGTGCTAGAGGGGAAAGTGATTCAAAATCAGTAGAGCAGAAGATTCTGTCAATTTTGCTCATAATTCTATTCTCTTGGTTGTTACTCCAAGTGAAGACCCTACGAGCTAATCCAAACTCAATTAAAGACCACAGTTCTATCCAGGAGTTAAATCTATCTACCCATATGAAATCAACAAGTCCATTACTTTTATCATTTCAGATTTGACCAGGTTGAAATCACCTTCAATGATTAAAAGGGCCATCCCAGTTTAGAACAAATCATACAATCCAGAAATAAAAGGTTGCTTCCCCTCCTCGTAAGGAGAGCCATAAACAGTAGTAACTCTAACAACTAAATCCCTTTTTTGCGGGGAATTCTA contains:
- the LOC124702322 gene encoding uncharacterized protein LOC124702322, whose translation is MDAKKKRNRKKKGNQGKNTGDGTANAEEAVPRSHNHDSAPKENHSGADADDVMSSVGDGVPPYENQEQTSHANQNVANADEAISSVGEVIPCDENHEPTVTQENHKASNTVYAEQRSIGMSDSTVDLDKDRLYEAKLGKLHDNIKQLEDEKSLWLQKVSMMESELEKLHNKVGYHAQDEVLLEEKLNNLQNGYNMLLRKEEVLDNKVKCIEDVNGVLTHQETSLKERLNGLEEINKALQEQVKVLDEASKTTVEENQRLVISVDELESRLQTLEAKIALTEASMTKEAPENQVVDQTNLADSLVHKQTTGPMTMISKGNEQIAERGLNSPLTVTLDNFPISAYANNHQDGSSGHFPEATSSNGGDEILIDVDAHQGFDEPRTSGEIVPVPLDDIQIHEDGPQPPGSAVDTDEVPFTDAPIVGAPFRLISFVARYVSGADLVNQK